Proteins found in one Muntiacus reevesi chromosome 2, mMunRee1.1, whole genome shotgun sequence genomic segment:
- the FBXO46 gene encoding F-box only protein 46 gives MDRGGLLPFQLWCPRPFGTYSQNQPRPPSAALKPSACSEPGAGAEPEHGPAHSENTPPVLASEAPASQPAPLLSAAAAGDEGRVLLDTWYVIKPGNTKEKVAFFVAHQCGGGSRASSMKVKGHWGSDSSKAKRRRRCLESTKAPPDPGGQDGPPAAEGAPTSAGEDVDLLSVAEMVALVEQRAALALQSYPRPSTPAPVVFVSAEQGGPGKGLGSERRSGGGDCSRVAEAVAHFEAQRDNPPAKGLRKEERPGPGPGEVRIAFRISNGRESRAPDGSLPNGSGGRPGCAYPGSPGPGARAKDKITCDLYQLISPSRDALPSNVEFLLARADEASEGETPAPTRPEDTPPAPPPPPARDCGASGFHVDVVVTGVVDECIFFGKDSTKNVKEETVCLTVSPEEPPPPGQLFFLQSRGPDGPPEPPPADSPATAPGPDDAEGTPDTSLCRLYRHVSHDFLEIRFKIQRLLEPRQYMLVLPEHVLVKIFSFLPTRALAALKCTCHHFKGIIEAFGVRATDSRWSRDPLYRDDPCKQCRKRYEKGDVSLCRWHPKPYHHDLPYGRSYWMCCRRADRETPGCRLGLHDNNWVLPCNGPGTGGGRAGREEGR, from the coding sequence ATGGACCGAGGTGGCCTCCTGCCCTTCCAGCTCTGGTGCCCCCGTCCCTTTGGCACCTACTCCCAGAACCAGCCACGCCCACCTTCTGCAGCCCTCAAGCCCTCAGCCTGCTCCGAGCCCGGCGCTGGGGCGGAGCCagaacatggccctgcccactcTGAGAACACGCCCCCGGTCTTGGCCTCCGAggctcctgcctcccagcctgcccCACTCCTTTCCGCAGCCGCTGCTGGCGACGAGGGTCGAGTCTTGCTGGACACGTGGTATGTGATCAAGCCGGGGAATACAAAGGAGAAGGTGGCCTTCTTTGTGGCCCACCAGTGTGGTGGGGGCAGTCGGGCCAGCTCCATGAAGGTCAAGGGGCACTGGGGCAGTGACAGCTCCAAAGCCAAGAGGAGGAGGCGCTGTCTTGAGTCTACGAAGGCTCCGCCCGACCCAGGGGGACAGGACGGGCCCCCTGCCGCGGAGGGGGCCCCAACCTCTGCCGGCGAGGATGTGGACCTGCTCTCAGTGGCTGAGATGGTGGCCCTGGTGGAACAGCGGGCCGCCCTGGCCCTGCAGAGCTACCCGCGCCCCAGCACCCCAGCGCCTGTGGTCTTCGTGTCGGCTGAGCAGGGTGGGCCTGGCAAGGGGCTGGGATCCGAACGAAGGTCTGGCGGCGGGGACTGCAGCCGTGTAGCCGAGGCGGTGGCCCACTTTGAGGCCCAGCGGGACAACCCTCCGGCCAAAGGCCTCCGGAAGGAGGAGCGACCTGGACCAGGTCCCGGGGAGGTGCGCATCGCCTTCCGGATCTCCAACGGCCGAGAGTCCCGAGCACCGGATGGCAGCTTACCCAACGGGAGCGGGGGCCGGCCGGGTTGCGCCTACCCTGGCAGCCCGGGTCCTGGAGCCCGGGCCAAGGACAAGATCACCTGCGACCTGTACCAGCTTATCAGCCCGTCTCGGGATGCCCTCCCCAGCAACGTGGAGTTCCTGCTGGCTAGGGCAGACGAAGCCAGTGAAGGtgagacccctgcccccaccaggccCGAGGACACTCCCCcggcgcccccgccgccccctgcCCGGGACTGCGGAGCGTCAGGCTTCCACGTGGATGTGGTGGTTACTGGGGTGGTGGACGAGTGCATCTTCTTTGGCAAGGACAGCACCAAaaacgtgaaagaggagacagTGTGCCTGACTGTCAGCCCTGAGGAACCACCCCCGCCCGGCCAGCTCTTTTTCCTCCAGTCCCGGGGGCCGGATGGGCCCCCAGAGCCTCCGCCAGCCGACTCACCGGCCACGGCGCCAGGCCCCGACGATGCCGAGGGGACGCCCGACACCTCCCTGTGCCGCCTGTACCGGCACGTGTCCCACGACTTCCTGGAGATCCGTTTCAAGATCCAGCGGTTGTTGGAGCCGCGGCAGTACATGCTGGTGCTCCCAGAGCACGTGCTGGTCAAGATCTTCAGCTTCCTGCCCACGCGGGCCCTGGCGGCTCTCAAGTGCACCTGCCACCACTTTAAGGGCATCATTGAGGCATTCGGCGTGCGGGCCACAGACTCACGCTGGAGCCGCGACCCACTCTACCGCGATGACCCTTGTAAGCAGTGCCGCAAGAGATACGAGAAGGGCGATGTGTCGCTCTGTCGCTGGCACCCCAAGCCCTACCACCACGACCTGCCTTACGGACGTTCCTACTGGATGTGCTGCCGCCGAGCCGATCGCGAGACGCCCGGCTGCCGCCTGGGTCTGCATGATAACAACTGGGTGCTGCCCTGCAATGGGCCAGGCACTGGTGGGGGCCGGGCCGGCCGCGAGGAGGGGAGGTGA
- the QPCTL gene encoding glutaminyl-peptide cyclotransferase-like protein, translated as MRSGGRGRPRLRVGERGLLERPSAPKRRLLPRAQLLPLLLLALTVASVFYTIWSSWHSQTEELPLGRELRGPLIGSLPEARVRRVVGQLDPQRLWNTFLRPLLVVRTPGSPGNLQVRKFLEATLRTLSAGWHIELDPFTASTPLGPLDFGNVVATLDPGAARHLTLACHYDSKLFPSGSAPFVGATDSAVPCSLLLELAQALDQELGKAKERAAPVTLQLLFLDGEEALKEWGPKDSLYGSRHLAQLMESTPHGLGSTRIQAIELFMLLDLLGAPNPTFYSHFPRTARWFHRLRSIEKRLHRLNLLQSHPWEVMYFQTGEPPVSVEDDHIPFLRRGVPVLHLIATPFPSVWHTSNDSEANLHPPTVHNLSRILAVFLAEYLGL; from the exons ATGCGTTCCGGGGGCCGCGGGCGGCCCCGGCTCCGGGTCGGGGAACGCGGCCTTTTGGAGCGACCCTCAGCGCCCAAGCGCCGCCTGCTACCGCGGGCACAGCTATTGCCCCTACTGTTGCTGGCTCTGACGGTAGCCTCGGTGTTCTATACCATTTGGAGCAGCTGGCATAGCCAGACTGAAGAGCTGCCGCTGGGCCGCGAGCTGCGG GGCCCTTTGATCGGAAGCCTCCCCGAAGCTCGGGTGCGGAGGGTAGTGGGGCAACTGGACCCTCAGCGTCTCTGGAACACTTTCCTGCGCCCTCTGCTGGTTGTGCGGACTCCGGGCAGCCCGGGCAATCTCCAAGTCAGAAAG TTCCTGGAGGCTACGTTGCGGACACTTTCAGCAGGCTGGCATATAGAACTAGACCCCTTCACTGCCTCCACACCCCTGGGGCCATTGGACTTCGGCAATGTGGTGGCCACGCTGGACCCAGGGGCTGCCCGCCACCTTACCCTTGCCTGCCATTACGACTCCAAGCTCTTCCCATCTGGCTCAGCCCCCTTTGTGGGGGCCACGGATTCGGCAGTGCCTTGCTCCCTGCTACTGGAGCTGGCCCAGGCCCTCGACCAAGAGCTGGGCAAAGCCAAGGAGAGG GCAGCCCCAGTGACCTTGCAGCTGCTCTTCCTGGACGGCGAAGAGGCACTGAAGGAGTGGGGACCCAAGGACTCACTTTATGGCTCCCGGCACCTGGCCCAGCTCATGGAGTCTACACCCCACGGCCTGGGCTCCACCAGGATCCAGGCTATT GAGCTCTTTATGCTTCTTGATCTCCTGGGAGCCCCCAACCCAACCTTCTACAGTCACTTCCCTCGCACGGCCCGCTGGTTCCATCGGCTCAGGAGCATTG AGAAGCGCCTGCACCGACTGAACCTACTGCAGTCTCATCCTTGGGAAGTGATGTACTTCCAGACCGGGGAGCCCCCTGTCTCTGTGGAAGATGACCACATCCCCTTCCTCCGTCGAG GAGTTCCCGTGCTCCACCTCATCGCCACGCCCTTCCCCTCCGTCTGGCACACGTCTAATGACTCCGAGGCCAACCTGCACCCGCCCACGGTACACAACCTGAGCCGCATCCTGGCCGTGTTCCTGGCTGAATACCTGGGGCTCTAG
- the SNRPD2 gene encoding small nuclear ribonucleoprotein Sm D2, whose product MSLLNKPKSEMTPEELQKREEEEFNTGPLSVLTQSVKNNTQVLINCRNNKKLLGRVKAFDRHCNMVLENVKEMWTEVPKSGKGKKKSKPVNKDRYISKMFLRGDSVIVVLRNPLIAGK is encoded by the exons at GAGTCTCCTCAACAAACCCAAGAGTGAGATGACCCCAGAGGAGCTGCAGAAGCGCGAGGAGGAGGAGTTTAACACGGGGCCACTCTCCGTGCTCACGCAGTCAGTCAAAAACAACACTCAAGTGCTCATCAACTGCCGTAACAACAAGAAGCTCCTGGGCCGCGTGAAGGCCTTCGACAG GCACTGCAACATGGTCCTGGAGAACGTGAAAGAAATGTGGACAGAGGTCCCCAAGAGCGGCAAAGGCAAGAAGAAGTCCAAGCCAGTCAACAAGGACCGCTACATCTCCAAGATGTTCCTGCGTGGGGACTCTGTCATCGTGGTCCTGAGAAACCCGCTTATCGCTGGCAAGTAG